AGTAAGTTCTTTAAACCGGATAATAATGTGGGAGTTTTTGCAAACCTGGGATCGTGGAGTGAATCCACGACCTGGAATGCCAGGCCAAGTCGGGCTTCATCTTTTGAAGATAGTATCGCCGTGACAAAAACGCGTCGTTATTACTCTTGGGATATAACCGATCTGGTACAGGATTGGGTTAGTGGGGTAGAGACGAACTTTGGGGTCAGGGTTTTAGGTTTCGGCGGGGGTAGCTTATTTTTTAAAAGCAGCGAAGCCCCGTCTAAACGTCCTATTCTACGTATCGAATATACCCCGGTCTCGTATATCGGTTTCGGCGATAGTATCACCAGGGGGTCTAAGGATGATATTACCAATGACAACTGCTCCAAAGACGGCAGGAACTGTGGCGGTGGATACGAGCCGATCTTGAACAACCGGCTTACAAACACTTTTGGCTATGACCATACGGTATTGAACAAGGGTGTTAGCGGCAATAAATCGATAGACGGCTTAAACCGACTGTCCAGCGTGCTATCTGAACTTCCCAGGACGCAGTACTTTCTGATACTATTTGGCACCAACGACGCCTTGGCTTCACCACCCGTTCCAAGCGGTAAGGGGCTTAATCCGGGCAGCCCCGGGTATGCGGGCAGTTTTAAGGATAATATGCAGCAAATTATTACAAGCATAGTCGAGTCGGGAAAGATACCGTACCTGGCCAAAGTGCCTTATGCTTTTGGAC
The nucleotide sequence above comes from Thermodesulfobacteriota bacterium. Encoded proteins:
- a CDS encoding DNRLRE domain-containing protein; amino-acid sequence: MDIRRPLSTEQVPNIFKTFALAFFILLADFVLYQSLGLADVANLIPTKDTFVSKAQPATSFGGMKVLRTKAETDTARETLLQFNLSSIPSSAQILKGELRLFSKKSKFFKPDNNVGVFANLGSWSESTTWNARPSRASSFEDSIAVTKTRRYYSWDITDLVQDWVSGVETNFGVRVLGFGGGSLFFKSSEAPSKRPILRIEYTPVSYIGFGDSITRGSKDDITNDNCSKDGRNCGGGYEPILNNRLTNTFGYDHTVLNKGVSGNKSIDGLNRLSSVLSELPRTQYFLILFGTNDALASPPVPSGKGLNPGSPGYAGSFKDNMQQIITSIVESGKIPYLAKVPYAFGPCSNCEPFTDPDIAPQNVLIREYNQVIDELRLANNIIVKAPNFYNYFREHPEEFADNLHPNGLGYKSMARMWRNAIVSAQ